One genomic window of Fusarium verticillioides 7600 chromosome 2, whole genome shotgun sequence includes the following:
- a CDS encoding 40S ribosomal protein S27 has product MVLAVDLLNPSPAAEAKKHKLKTLVPAPRSFFMDVKCPGCFTITTVFSHAQTVVICQGCTTVLCQPTGGKARLTEGCSFRRK; this is encoded by the exons ATG GTTCTCGCCGTTGATCTTCTGAACCCTTCCCCGGccgccgaggccaagaagcacaagctcaag ACCCTCGTGCCCGCCCCTCGATCCTTCTTCATGGACGTCAAGTGCCCCGGatgcttcaccatcaccaccgtCTTCTCTCACGCCCAGACCGTCGTCATCTGCCAGGGATGCACCACTGTCCTCTGCCAGCCTACCGGTGGTAAGGCTAGATTGACCGAGGGTTGCTCTTTCCGACGGAAGTAA